The sequence below is a genomic window from Amycolatopsis sulphurea.
GAGGTGGTCCGGCGCGGGGTCGCCGACCTGCTGGAAGAGGCGGACGAGCTCACGGTGGTGGGCCAGGCGGGCACCGTGTCGCAGGCGCTGGCCCGGATCCCGGCCCTGCGGCCGGACGTGGCCGTGCTCGATGTGCGGCTGCCCGACGGCAACGGCATCGAGCTGGCTCGTGAGCTGCGTTCCCGGCTGCCTGGCGTGAAGTGCCTGATGCTCACGTCCTATACCGACGAACAGGCGATGCTCGACGCCGTCCTGGCGGGGGCCAGCGGCTATGTCATCAAGGACATCAAGGGACTCGACCTGGTTTCGGCGGTGCTGGACGTCGGGGCCGGGAAGTCGCTGCTGGACGCGCACGCCGCGGCCGCGCTGATGGCGAAGCTGCGCGACAGCGCGGAAAAGAAGCGCGGGCCGCTTGCTCAGCTGTCCGATCAGGAGCGCACGCTGCTGGAGCTGATCGGGGAGGGCCTCACCAACCGCCAGATCTCCGAGCGGATGTTCCTGGCGGAGAAGACCGTGAAGAACTACGTTTCCCGGTTGCTGACCAAGCTCGGCATGGAACGGCGCACCCAGGCGGCGGTGCTCGTCACGGAGCTGCGTGGCCGGCAGCGATAGCCGCCGGGTTCAGGCGCTGAGCATCGGCGGTCCGAGCAGGACGTCCTGCACACTCCGGCGGGGCGTCCAGGAGACTGGCGTGCCATAGCCGAGACGCAGGATGATCTGGGGCCACAGGGCCTCTCCGAGCAATTCCCTCAGCCGGAAGCGCGTCGCGGGAACCTCGACCGGCTGGGAGATGAACGACGCGTCGATTCCGTCGGCGGTCGCGGTCAGGAGCGCTCGTTGCATGGCTTGGCCGGCGCGTAGCCGGTCGACCGGCAGATCGTCGAAGGTGCCGATCACCACCACCAGAGGCGGGGTGGCCGGAGCGCGGCTGCTGCTGCCGAAATCGCGCAGCACCCAGGTGTCGTCGGCGGCCGTGGTACCTCCGGCACCGAGCGGCACGCCGTCCCGGCTGTCGCGGGCGCGTCCGGTCCAGCGCTGCCACTCGGCGGTGAACGCCGGGTCGTTCACCTGAATGCGGTGGCTTTCGGACACCAGCTCCCGGAGGCCGGCGAGCTGGTGCCGGTCGAGCTGGGGCAGCCAGGCGTGCTCCACTTCGACGGCGTGCCGCAGCCGTCCGACGATTTCGGGTGGAACCGGCTTCGCGGTGAACGGGGTGCGGTTGGTGTGCCGGCGGGGGATGGCCTTGGCGAGGACGGCGAGCCGGCGGTCGATGACGGTGCTGGCGCGGGGGCAGACGGCAGCGAGCAGGTCGGAGTCGTCGCGGCGGGGGAAGAGCGTGGTGGCCGGATGTACCCCGATCGCGTGGATCGCGGTCCGCAGATTGAACAGCGCGGCACCGCACGACAGCAGCAGCTCGCGCCGGTCGGGATCGGCGATCGGCAGCGTCCGGCCGGCGTCGGCGTAGAGTTCGATGCCGCTCGGGCCGCTGCTGAACAGCCAGGGCTGCGTGTTGTGCGTGGAGGGCGCCAGAGTGGCCGAGCGCAGCACGGAGACGACTTGGTCGGCGCTGAGCTGGCCGGTCGGAGCCGCGTGGAGAGTCATCGTTCTCCTCTGGCCGCGAGAGGCGGCACACTGGATGTCGTGCGTAGCCGTTCCGCCAGGGTGTACCTCCCGGAAAGGGGTGCACAGAGGCGAAGGTCATTTGTCCGGAACGGCATCGAGCACCGGAAGGGCGGCGTGATGTCGGAAGGTGGCGAGCCCGGCCGCAGGTTGTCCGGCACTCTGTCGCAGCTGCGCCTGCGGGAGACCCTGCGTGATCTGCAGGAGCGGGCCGAGATCCTGATCGGCACCCGCGACAAGATGGACGGTCTGCTCGACGCGGTGCTCGCGGTCGCGTCCGGCCTCGAACTGGACACCACGCTCCATCGGATCGTGCGGGCCGCCGTGGAGCTCGGCGAGGCTCGTTACGGCGCGCTGGGCGTGCTGGGGGACGACGGGGCGCTGGCGCAGTTCGTGTACCGGGGGATCGATGCCGCGACGCGTGCCCGGATCGGGCACCTGCCCGAGGGACACGGACTGCTCGGGCTGGTGATCGATGATGCGAAGCCTCTGCGGCTGGAGGAGCTTTCGGCTCATCCGGCGTCGGCCGGTTTTCCCCCGAACCACCCGCCGATGCACTCGTTCCTCGGTGTGCCGGTACGGGTCCGCGACGAGGTGTTCGGCAACCTCTATCTCACCGAGAAGAAGGACGGCGAGGCCTTCACCGACGACGACGAGGTCATCGTGCAGGCACTGGCCGCCGCCGCCGGGATCGCGATCGAGAACGCGCACCTGTACGAGCAGGCCCGGTTGCGGCAGCGCTGGCTCGGCGCGACGAGTGAGGTGACCACGGAGCTGCTGGGCGGGACGGACCCGGTGGACGCGCTGGAGCTGATCGCCGGGCGGGCGCTGGAACTGACCGGCTCGGACGTCACGATGCTCGCCTTGCCCGGATCGGGCCGCCTCGACACCGGAGAGGAGTGGGAAGGTGATGCCGAGGAGCTGACCGTGGCGGTGTGCGCGGGAGCCGGGGCGGAGGACCTTGCCAGGACGCGGATCGGGGTCGCCTGGACGGTCGTGGGCTCGGTCTACCGGGACCGCACTCCGCGCCGCTTGGCCGAGCTCGTACTCGCCGCGGATCACCGGTACGGCCCCGCGCTGGTGGTTCCCTTGCGCGCCGGCGACTACACCTCCGGCGTCCTGATCGCGGTACGGGAGCTGGGCGCTGCGCCGTTCGAGACGACCCAGCTGCCGGTGCTGGCGTCGTTCGCCGACCAAGCCGCGCTGGCCCTTCAGCTGGCGGCGCAGCAGCAGGCGGCCAGGGAACGGGACGTGCTGTCCGACCGCGACCGGATCGCCCGTGACCTGCACGATCACGTCATCCAGCGGCTTTTCGCGGTCGGCCTGGCGATGCAGAGCACCCAGCGCCGGGC
It includes:
- a CDS encoding response regulator transcription factor, which translates into the protein MVRVFLVDDHEVVRRGVADLLEEADELTVVGQAGTVSQALARIPALRPDVAVLDVRLPDGNGIELARELRSRLPGVKCLMLTSYTDEQAMLDAVLAGASGYVIKDIKGLDLVSAVLDVGAGKSLLDAHAAAALMAKLRDSAEKKRGPLAQLSDQERTLLELIGEGLTNRQISERMFLAEKTVKNYVSRLLTKLGMERRTQAAVLVTELRGRQR
- a CDS encoding Acg family FMN-binding oxidoreductase; protein product: MTLHAAPTGQLSADQVVSVLRSATLAPSTHNTQPWLFSSGPSGIELYADAGRTLPIADPDRRELLLSCGAALFNLRTAIHAIGVHPATTLFPRRDDSDLLAAVCPRASTVIDRRLAVLAKAIPRRHTNRTPFTAKPVPPEIVGRLRHAVEVEHAWLPQLDRHQLAGLRELVSESHRIQVNDPAFTAEWQRWTGRARDSRDGVPLGAGGTTAADDTWVLRDFGSSSRAPATPPLVVVIGTFDDLPVDRLRAGQAMQRALLTATADGIDASFISQPVEVPATRFRLRELLGEALWPQIILRLGYGTPVSWTPRRSVQDVLLGPPMLSA
- a CDS encoding GAF domain-containing sensor histidine kinase; translated protein: MSEGGEPGRRLSGTLSQLRLRETLRDLQERAEILIGTRDKMDGLLDAVLAVASGLELDTTLHRIVRAAVELGEARYGALGVLGDDGALAQFVYRGIDAATRARIGHLPEGHGLLGLVIDDAKPLRLEELSAHPASAGFPPNHPPMHSFLGVPVRVRDEVFGNLYLTEKKDGEAFTDDDEVIVQALAAAAGIAIENAHLYEQARLRQRWLGATSEVTTELLGGTDPVDALELIAGRALELTGSDVTMLALPGSGRLDTGEEWEGDAEELTVAVCAGAGAEDLARTRIGVAWTVVGSVYRDRTPRRLAELVLAADHRYGPALVVPLRAGDYTSGVLIAVRELGAAPFETTQLPVLASFADQAALALQLAAQQQAARERDVLSDRDRIARDLHDHVIQRLFAVGLAMQSTQRRAKSPELQRRLQDSIDQMHEIVHEIRTAIFDLHGGAAGGTRLRHRLHDAIAELTDDAPLHPTVSMSGTLDAVPAQLAEHVEAVVREAVSNAVRHAGAATVTVSVSVRDGVVRISVSDDGSGLPGEVSPSGLGNLRERAEAAGGDFTLESRPGKGVQLDWSAPLQ